DNA sequence from the Phocoena sinus isolate mPhoSin1 chromosome 9, mPhoSin1.pri, whole genome shotgun sequence genome:
TGGTTGTCGAATGAGTGATTTTGGACAACTGAGAGAATTCCTGATGTGATGTTAAGagaatctgaaattattttggtGGTTCCTCTGATTCACTGTGTAGAAAAATACTCATGTGTGAAGACTTTAGTTGCTATATGACCCAGGCAGTAGTAAGCGATCGTGTGTGTGTGCAGCTGTGCTCTGAGGTCACATGCATGTGTGCTTATATACATTCATATTGTACATGGAGAGGAGACAAGGGACAGAATTTCCCTGTTTGCATTGATGTCATTGGTTGTGTTTCCAGTCAGCACCATGCTCTCCTATTGTCCCCTCATGATTTGTCCTCTTGTGTGTCACCCCCTAGTCTGACTGGCAGTACTGCACAAGCCTGCCTGCCATGGGCTGTCGGGATGTCCATGCAGCCACGGTCCTCTCCTTCCTGTGTGGAATCGCTTCGGTAGCAGGCCTCTTTGCGGGGACTCTGCTTCCCAACTGGAGAAAATTACGACTGATCACGTTCAACAGAAATGAGAAGAACCTGACTGTTTACACAGGCCTGTGGGTGAAATGTGCCCGGTACGACGGGGGCAATGACTGCCTGATGTACGACACTACTTGGTACTCATCAGTTGACCAGCTGGACCTGCGGGTCCTCCAGTTTGCCCTGCCCCTCAGCATCCTGATTGCAATGGGGGCCCTGCTGCTCTGCCTGATTGGAATGTGTAACACCGCCTTCAGATCCTCGGTGCCCAACATCAAACTGGCCAAGTGTCTGGTCAATAGTGCCGGCTGCCATCTGGTGGCCGGGCTGCTGTTTTTCCTGGCAGGTACTGTGAGCCTCTCCCCATCCATCTGGGTCATCTTTTATAACATCCATCTGAACAGGAAGTTCGAGCCAGTCTTTATGTTTGACTATGCAGTGTATGTCACTATTGCTAGTGCTGGGGGCTTGTTTACGACTTCCCTTCTACTGTTTATTTGGTACTGTGCATGCAAATCTTTGCCTTCTCCTTTCTGGCAACCGCTGTACTCCCATCCTCCCAGTATGCATACATATTCACAGCCCTATTCAGCACGCTCCCGCCTCTCTGCCATAGAAATTGACATTCCAGTAGTTTCACACAGCACCTAGTGGGGAAATAGTTGCTAAAGAAAACTTGTAGCCTCACATTTCCCTTGTGCAAGGAGCTATTTTGGACCTATATACATTTTCCTTTGATCACAGTCAGTGAAGCCAAATTAGTATGTCTTAGTAGGATGAAGTGCTGCTAGTTTTTATGAAAAGTACAATATTTAAATGTGAATCATTCCTTTTATCTTCTTATGCTAGAAGGATTTTTAGCCTCCAGGTTGATATCTGATCAGTTATTTCGGTGGAAAGGACCTGTGTCTCAACTGAGGTGATTTAGAGCAACATAGTAAAAAATGATTGCTAAGAGAAGCTCTTATAAGCGATCCTTATGAGTATTTCAGAATGTGTTTTGTCCTTTTGCTATAATACCTTAAATTGGGAAAAAAGggcaatttcaaaataaaaatcttttttcagGTAAGGGTGATATTTTAACAGTAGCCAGTCTACCAGCTTAGGCTGTAACTTTTCTTACTTCTTTCTCGGGGCAAAATGTATTGAATAGAGTTCGGTATTTTGAAGATGACTTTCTTTTGTGAGTTCTTATCTTCTACCTCATgcctgtgtttaaaaataaaatgtattttaagtgaTGTCAGAGAGAATAAacctaacatttaaaatatctattagtATGGATaacatttaacataattttaaaagttaatagttCTATAAGTTGTATTATTAAAGTGTGCCATGCGATGGGTTGGTGCTTCCTCTGAGGCAGAAAAACTTTTCCCCAGATATCATCCACCAAGTGGTACTCATGCCCACGTATAATCTCTTAGTGactaagagaaagaaataaagaggccCGAGTGGTTAGTTCTCCTTTAGACAGTGGTAGGGGACAAGCATCTGTTCTTCAGTGACAACATCAGAGATTCATTCTGGTGACTGCCTTTTGGGTGATGGGTGAAGTGAGGCATGACTTCACCATGACTGCATTCACCCTTGATTCAGTTCCTGCCTCCATCACTGATTATTTTCTTGAGGATATATCTTTGCCCAACACTTTACTAGGTGCTATAGAGGATACATGCAAAGAATGAGATCTGGTCCCATCTactaagaaattttaatttaatagagAAGATCAAATTGTTATCTGACAATTAGGGAACAGTCTGACTTCAGTGACAGCTGGTCTTCACTTCTCAATCATTGATCTAGGAATATATTTCACCCAGAGACATGGCTTTCTGGCAGACAGGCTTATTGTACAATACCAGCAATATTTAGAACCCAGAAATTCAGTTTGTTAGATCCTTTAGAGCACCTACATTAGCCTAGACACTGTAATAACATGATATCAGATTCATAAGAATGGATGGGCAAAAGTGGTAAAGATTAAATTGTTCCCTTTTCACCTCTGAAAGTATGACGATGTATTAAAGAGGGAGGAATATTTAAAATCTCTCTTCTAATGGGGTAACATTTAGAGGAAACCATGTTAACACCGAGATGAATGCTTAGAAATTCAGGGATATTGGGTGTTTACCCTTATGAATTTGAGCTGTTTATTTGATGTAATTTGCTACACATTAGTGCTATGTTCATGGGGATTTTGTTCTATTACCCATTACAAAATTCACAGACAGCTAGTTGCATGGCTAACAGATTATTGTGCCTCTTTTGCAAATCTGAGTATGCTTCTGGTACTTCTGTGGATGTAAATGGTACTTTTGTTTCTAATTACAAACACTAGTTTATGTATATAGCAAATAAATAcagttgtataatttttaaatgccatcaGTTGAAAGCACGCAAAACTATGGTTTTCTTAGCTATAGCTTCtgatttccttcagttcttttaattcttctcAGATATAGCTGAGTCTTGATCATTCCAAGACAGCGGCAGGTAGAATTTTGAGATTAGTATTAATTTCCCCCCTTTGCTAATTAATTTCTGTCCCCTCTCTCACTGAAGTTGTCCAAAAGTGTCAAGAGTTCCACCATTCTTTGTATAAACAATGTTAAAAGCAGACTCAGCCATTAATATTCTAGACAGTTTTTAGTCCATGGGatcatgtatataaaatgttaaacttTTCCTGTAAGAATCTTTCGGATTCTTTTCATAATCTGTAGCCTCTAATTAGTATTTATTATAGATTCACTTGGCAAAAGAAACAGTTGTTTCCCTTATTGTCGTTAATATTTCAGATTTGCTATCAGGAGCTATTCTTCAAAGCCATCAAAGGAAATCAagtatttatcattctttttaataacttttgaGCATTCATCAGTCTATCATTGTGATGCGggatatctttttttgttgttacaagTCTCTTAATGTTAAAGGCCTTTTACAGAAGTTTGGAAAACCTTAAACGTAGTATGATCCACCAGATCTGGTTTATCCAACCATGGGAGAAAACAAAACCCTGAGCTTACTTTActtgtaaataaatatacactATAATAGATAATATGTTTGCTGTAAACTGCAATGTAAAACCTCGATAAAACTGCACTGTACTTGATGTTTattaaaagatgtatttttacAAGTTTCTGTTTCTATCCTCATTTCGTCAGTGCTTTAAGTTGAAATATTTCGAGAAATGTTTCTCAGATATGTGCAAATTGAAAAAGACAGCACCACTTAAAGCCCTGTAGAATAGCAATTGGAACAGAATTGGAAAACTTGGCATTATTATCTCAGAAGCATCAGGACCCTTCATTTCTAAGAGTGGTCTTAGGAGTTTACTGGACTATTTCAATATTccacaaaaaaaacaccaaataaaGTCAAATGTGCCAGACTTGCCTCATCGATGGAGTGTTTCAGCGATCTGTGATCTTGGAGATTGGGATTTCTCAGATGGTTAAGTGGCAGATCTTTCCTTATTCTTCAGAACTTGAGGTTAACAGGAAAAGCAATCCTAACAGGTAAGTCACCTCAGAATTTCTGGAGCCTGGAATGAATTCTTAGTTTTCTGCCTCCTGGTGAGAGCACTCACAAGCACTCCTCACTGAACCCAAGGCTCTCTGGTGGGACATTAGATGCCAGAGCCGTACGTTGCACTGGAAATCCAAAGCTGCTTCAAGCTGGCCATCCCCATAGCTGATTATACTAACGTACCACAGTCCGGAGCCTGCCCCTTGGTTGCACAGTCTCACTGAGGGTGGCTGAAATGCTAGAGAAACTCTTCATGCTAAACAAATTCACAAGAGACTGATTTACCAACCAGAAGTGAGAAATATAGATGCCTTGCAACCACTATCCAAgaccagtgttttaaaaatacaccctacacagagctccttggagaaaggACTGATTCTACTCCTGGGGTAGGGAAAGTACAAGATTAGCCCAGCGTCTTCTGTAAAGAAAATGGTCAAAGAATGATGGGGATTTACCCAATTGCACAGAAGCCGGCTTAAAGAgattcccactggccaaatctgggacaatctgagcatcaaaataaataatagtaatggGTTATAATCCATTGAATAAAGCAAAAATCCATGCATCCCTACTGATacaaatgggaagaaagaaaagttgttTCTTACAGTAAAATACCaaataataaatatggaaaaatagaTGGAGTTGGGAAAACATCAATAGAATTGAAACTAGTTGATGAAAGTTTGATGAGAAAGAGGATATTTACGTTGTCTCAAAATACTGCTCCACAAATTACTAATTCCAGAGGGAAAAGTAGTAACTTTATTAGTGGATAAACTTGGCAGACACACCCTTAACCAAGTGATTAAATTTATCACCAGTACAACAAACCAACACCATGCACCTTCTAATATGATGCAACAAGAAGGTCAGATCATTGCTTTTGTGGTGTTTCCATTAAAAATACATAGCTTGAGACTAATCTTGAGGAAACGTGCAGTTTGTCAGTTCCACTTTTACTTTTTGCCTCCTTCTCTACCTCTCCTAATCTCACACCTCTTCATTTTAATAGAAAAGCATAAAACCTTACAGTCTAAGTTGTCTCTAAAATATTTCCTACAGTAACTCTTTTAGGAGAGAATTTGAAGAGCTTGTGTCAGgtttctctggggaaaaaaaaggaaaggtccTTGCAGAAGAGATGTAAATCAAAGTGACAGAACCACAGGACTCATGGGATCTTAATTAGCTGTGCCATTTCATTGCTTAGCAGTATCTTCAGTCCTGAAGTATACTGATAGGTTAGCCTAAGGGCTAtctccccttctttcccctcccccacactggAGTAACCTTTCTAGGAGAAGGTCATTCTCCCTGTCCCTGGTGGGTGTCTCACCACCCTCCAGCCCAGGAAGGTTCTCTGTCAGTGACATAGCATGCCAGAGCCCTTTAAAACCTCACCGCAGGACTGTGGAACTCAGAGAGAAAAAGCACAACTATAGCCTGCCTAATAGTCATATCCAAATCTGCTATTAACAGGAAATTTGGGTTTGTTTGAATTTGTTTGGAAATATTCCAGCTTTCCAGACTGTTATGTGAAACAAATCCTTCAGCAAATTTTGACGAAGAAAATGAGATGGTGAATGAGGAgagaaattttttcttattttgtatgaAAAACCCAGTATGACTGGGTCCTGTTAGCAGGAATGTAGTAATCATGATTTTGAGTGGTCCTTGTTCATTAAAATCctctatagaaaaaaaatatagattCATGTCTCCAGGGTTTTGCTTTATAGAAAAAAGTTAACAGCTTCTCATTAAGAGAAAAGGCATTATTGATACTTCAACTGCTTTATATATAGTGGCCTCGCTCCAAGATTCACTCTTTAACAGTTTGAAAGGGTACTTCTAGTAAATAAATCCagataattcatttaaatttaaaaataatttttgcctcTATCCCCATGTCCCTTTTCTTGTCCTCACTCTCAGGCTAATCCTGTGTTCTGGACAGTCCAGGTGGGGAGTTTAGCACCAGGAGGTTTCTGCAGATAGTGGGGACCCCGGGTCCTGGCAGTCCCCCTCTGGGGTGAGCAGGCGCGTAGGAAGCCTGTCTTTCCCTTTGCTAGCCACGTGAATGAGGGCTTTGGCTCATGTTCTGACCTGCTGACTTGCTCCTGGCTGTTTCTGCTTTAACAGCTCGAAGGTAGCAGTGGATGCTGGAGCCCGGTTGTACTGGCCGGTTgtgcacatctcttcccaactcctcGCCCAATGACATCATGTTGGTagtttgaaattggccatggtggaaGTATTGAtgccacagaaattggcaaatgctacaagttagagtttgggttttttttccttttttttttctttcctccctccctccctccctccctccctgccctcctctcctggGAAACTGGGAATTATAGCAAGTGCTGAGAGCTGTAAAACCTTATCTGTGATAAAGGGACTCTCTGAAATAGACTTTTAATGGGTCTCTCTACCTCCAATATTGCTCTATGTCCCTCCCCAACACCAACCCATCCTGTACACAGACAACAGAAGGAACCTAATGAATACAAGTATGACCTAATCTCTCCTCTACTTAAAATAATTCAGCAATTACCTCTCAGAACAGAGTCTAAACTCTTTTAAGTCTGAGTGGTAGGTCTTGTGCAGTAGAACAGATAAGAGTTCATCAAAGAATATAGAGCCAGGAAAAACAAACTACCTGGCATAGCACAGCCACACAAGTTATctagaaagagatttttttcactGTGTCCACAGCTGATGAGACTTTTAGCAATTATTGACACAATATCTCACAAGTCTAATGTGTAACAATGCAAATTCAAGAATAAATAATAGGGAATATCCCTTCTCAGGGACCTCTAGATTGGTTACATACATTATTCAAGGAATTTCTGTTTTATGGCATGATGAATGTGATAGCTAGCCTTTAAGATGGCCCCCAATGATCCCTGCTTCCTGGTATTCATATCCTTATGCAGTCCTTTCCCACACTGAACAGGGCTGACATGTGTTACCAATAAAATTTTGCAGAAATGATAGCCTGTGACTTCTGAGGTTATAGGTCATAAAAGATGTAGCTTCTGCTTCTCTATCTTAGATCACTTGCTCtgaggggaagccagctgccatgttgtaaggACATACACAGCCCTATGGTTAATTTAGGAAGAACCAAGGCCTCCTACCAACAGCCAGTACCAATTTGCCAGCCATGTAAGAAAGCCATGTTGGAAGCAGATTTCAGATCACTGCATCCCTGGCCAACATCTTGATTGCAACCTGATTGAAGGATCCCAAGCCAGAAACACCCAGCCAAGCTGCCCCCAACTTCCTGACCCACACACACTGTGTGAAATAAtgcttattgttgttttaagatgATGTGTTTGGGGggcaatttgttatacagcaatagatgaCTAATACAAAGAGCATAAAGCAAATGCAGGGGGGCAATCTTGaggaatatttgtttttatgctgTGAAGAGGTATTGTGAGATTTCCTTGCtccatatcagaaaaaaatctctctcatGATCCCAGATTCCCTTGGAAAGTGCTGAATATTTTTTGCCAAAATGTGGTAAAAGAGCCTAATCTGAAGTGTgtatgttgggggtgggaggtgagaaAGATCTGAGCTTAGGTTGGGAGCAGAGTTCTCTCTAATTCTGGTAAGGTTATAAGTGACTGCCTTTGTTGTCAgggaaataaattgaagaataaacatTCATGGAGTTTGGAATAGATGTTAAATGCATTTACAGTCAATCTGATATTCATAGTGGTTATGTTGTTCTCTGGTTACTAGGAACAACTAAACCATACCTGTAAAAAAAACCATTTGTTTTTATCTAACCGTCCAATTATTTCTGGGGTCAGCccttcaggaagaaaataaaactgatagTTTCCTAGGTAGATGATGAAATAGCTTGATTCTGAGACTCATTAGGCTGTTGAGTTGACAAGTAATACCTCCCTTTGGTAGAACAAATAACAAGATAAAAGCCTGTGGCAGCAATTGTGAGATAAGCATTGGGAGAGGGAAGCTGAATTGTATTGATATTTCAGTGCAGTAAAGTTAATCTGATTGCTTTCCTAACACTTGGCCTGTAAAGGGGGCAAGCTAAGTGGATTAGGATGCCCAGAGGGCAGCAGCCTAAGGCCACTGAGCTCCTTGGTTGGGGAATAAAAGAGATTCATAGGAGAAAATGAGACCCGGGTTGGGGATGGTGGGCGGCAGTGGATGGCTGGGCAATGGAAAGCATCAGAAGCCAACTTTCCCTACACTTTTTAGGttgcttctctccccacccagccTGTACAACTTGTCAGGCACTAAGGTGGAGAACACCATTAATGCTAAAGTGGAGTAGGGAGAGACTAGTaaattccaccaccaccacccccaccccccgcccccccaggtGGAACCGCAATgccagtggaattaaactagctTTGACAGGGAACAGAGCAAGAATTAAGGAAGACCTAACACCTTGTGGTAAATAAGAATTATCTATAGTTCAGCTCAAGTGAAATTCTTGCTTTTAGAAGTGATACCATGAAAGAGTGATGAACAGAAATTCAGTTTATTCGGAGAACAAAAGTATGTGATTGTTAAGGAAGTAAAGGGATCAAAGTTTAAGATgttccaaagagaaaaatggcaaagaaaaaagaaaaatcatctttaCTTAGAAAGCCTGCTATTGTCAGTCACTTATCAAGAGACTGGCAgccttttttttctgtgtttatatatttgtttttgtttctacagATGCCTCTGAATTTTTTGTTAGAAGCAAAGtcactctcactgccaagagAAATTAGCAATGCTTTTACTGTGGCATAGAGACAAATTATACCAAGGACATATAAGAAGCACCCCCCTGCGCTCCCCCAGCTCCTGCTGGATCTGTGCTTTTGGAAGGCATTGTGTCATGAGGGCAGTACTGGCTTCGTGGGACCTGTGCAGTCACGTGAGGCCCTGTGCTCAGCAGGACACTACCCTTGGTTTAATAGTCTGGTTGCtgccttgaaattcttaatttgttCCAGTGGGATGTAGCAGAGATAGCATTGGATGTGGAGTTAGGAGCACTGAGACCTCTGTAGTTCCAGGTCTTGTCTCACTAAATGGGCAACCTTGCGCAAGCATGTGAAAATCCCTGCTCCCAtttctcagtttctacatctgtacgTTGAGACCAGTAACATCcaccttacttctttttttttttttttaaataaatttatttatttatttttggctgtgttgggtcttcgtttctgtgcgagggctttctctagttgaggcgagcgggggccactcttcatcgcggtgtgcggacctctcactgtcgcggcctctcttgttgtggagcacaggctccagacgtgcaggctcagtagttgtggctcgtgggctctagagtgcaggctcagtagttgtggcgcatgggcctaattgctccacggcatgtgggatcttcccagaccagggctcaaacccgtgtcccctgcattggcaggcagattctcaaccactgtgccaccagggaagccccaccttacTTCTTTTAAAAGGTGGTTGTGAGGGTGCAATGGATTTTTCTTTAAGTTCTGCTCACTCTTACCTAATGTTGGGGCTGAGAATGAAGAAGGTTAAGCAGGGTGTCATGTCGCATATCAGAAGCTTCCTTTATAGATGGTTTGTGTCCCCAGAAAAAACAATAGTGCAGTCCATGCTAATGTTTGGATTTAGATAACAAGTATGTCTCTCTTCAAAATGCATTATAAGTTCAAGGGAACACAAATTGAGCCAATAGTTATAAGACCTGCCCCTCCCCTTTTACTACAATTTTAGGGGCAAATATGGGAATGAGAAACAACTTATTTAACTTGGGGAAGGGGCCCAGTGAAAAGTTGACGCTGCTTTGATGGACAGGAGTTTGAGTGGGTGGAGGAGACACTACAAATTACTCAGCCCTTGGTGTCGGTTGCACAACATTAggatgtatttaataccactgcaCTGTCCACTTAACCATGGTTTAGAtagtaaactttatgttatgtgtattttacctcaataaaacatTTCGAGAAAAGAAAAGTGGTAAGCTGGACTTGGCTGGGTTGGAATTTGTGGACCACTGCCCTAGTGGATCATCATGGGTGCATCCCACTTAGAAGACCCCTGGTCTATAAGAGAGAAGGGTGTGTATTTGCACAGTTCTCCAATAAtatgacataaaataaattaggggaaaaaagagaccTGTCCCTTGAACAGTATAGAGCTACCACACTGTTCTTCCATCATGTTAGGATAAAGATGCAGCCCCTTACCCTTTAGTTCTAGGACAGGAAAAATGGAACATGGCATGGTCCAGGAAAAGGTATTACTATTTCATCAGTTATAAACCATGTCCATCTGAAAGAGACATGTGCCAGAGCTGTGAGTGGGTTCTACTCTGAGCTGGGGGGTAGGTGGCTAGGGGCCTGGGTGCTAATGTCATGTCTAGCTTTACAAAATTTGTCCACAAACTCAGTAGGCagacttattttcctctttttgaagtGCCTAAGGTTAAAGATATTTAATTTAGTTTGACCTGTAGATTGGATAGAGAAAATTGATAATAGACTGTTAGTATTTTTTATGCCAATCCAAAAAAAGTAATTCTATAGGAGAAAATCACATAAAGTATGTAAACCTGCTTTGAAAATTGTAGAAAGCACCATGGACTGAAGGTATTAGGAACTGACTGGTATCTATAGCTAAATATCCTTACACATATCACTTTGTTAATGTAATTCCTTGCagatgaaagatttttaaaaagcagctgtaTCTTCAGGTTTGATATTCCATATTTTGTTTTGGCAAGGTGAGATCTTCTTAGCCCTTTTCATTACTAtgattgtattttatatttgatataaaACTAAATTAATGAGCAACTACTTGTAAAAGTTATCACCTAACACTGTTGATTCACTTTCCTGTTTAATTTGCATCTCCTGCTTTCTTTGgtgaattcttattttaaagccAAACATTTATTTAGCCCTATGTCTACATGCAGTTGCTTATATTTGGAACTTCTTAATTGGAACTAAATATGGATTATGTTTCGATATTTGCTTTAGCTATTCGTTTATGAGTACAGAACAAATAAATGGTATCTGTTTCCTAATATATTTGTGCTTATTTTCTTTAGATCAACATAAAATAATACAGCTCGATATAAGAGCATTAGGAAATATCTGTGACAATACAGATTTTGATAAGCCAAATGTTATCTAGGGTCATACGTTCCCCCAAAGTATTCACATTTCTCAGAAGTAAGATCACACTGAATTGTGTTGTATTTGGCTTAAAGGACAATAGAGTGGACATGCAGAGCCCAGGCTAAGAGCCACTGCTTTCTAGTGTGCTGTCACCCCACCTCATCTCTTTTTCTAGGCACTCTTTTTATGGTTCTTTCACAGTGGGCCTTGTTCTTGTTTAAACCCAATGAATCTTTAAAACTATTCAGCAATAGTACTTGAAGGGTCACCTCATCCAGAGGTATTTTACAGTTAACACTTTTAAAGATTGGAAAATCTTAAACTCCTCAAAATTAATCTTCAGTGGTGGAATTTAAGGTATTATGCATGTCTGTGGTGAGATTCTTTGAAGCCTGAGTTCCTCCTGGAAGCTCCCAAATCACATCATATAAGCCTATGCCATTTTAGTGCATTTTAGGctaaaattttgtaaaaacatattaaaattcattGAGACTTCTttatgagaaaaacatttttaaaaaagataatttgaaggggcttccctggtggcacagtggttgagagtccgcctgtcgatgcaggggacgcgggttcgtgcccccgggaagatcccacgtgccgcagagcagctgggcccgtgagccgtggccgctgggcctgcgcgtccagagcctgtgctccgcagcgggagaggccacaacagtgagaggctggcgtactgccaaaaaaaaaaaaaaaaaagataatttgaagATCACTTTGTGAAATGTTCTGTTTTGCAAAGTGCTTTGTGATAATATTAAATTGTCCTTGTTGTAGAGTTGCACTATGTGGCATGTATACATACCAATTATCTTAAAGTTGACTATATATAGAAAGTTCTTTCTAGCCTTCAAATTTGATTGATCTACCTTGGCTATAGCTTTATTTTTGTGGAACAATTGTGACATCTAGTGGTTATTCTAAGTAATTGTAAGACATGGTTTCACATGTTTTccttaaattcatttaaatgtgAGAACTTGCTATATAAACCACACTATAACAAATATTCTTATACACACCTTTTACATACTTAATTATATGGGATAAAGACAAAGGAGTGGAATTCCTGAGTGAAAGGATGTGTGTATTTAGAATGTTGATATTATCAATTCACCCTCCAAAGAAggttgcaccaatttatactCCTACTGTAACTGTGAATACATAGTTCTTCACATCATACCAACAATGGCAATTACCaaaagttcatttttgttttaattttcgtTTCTTTATGAATGGGCAGttcatctttttatggctttttttcctttttctttcttttttattttgtatggccttttttttctttatcagtgaAGTGCCAACACACATTGAGGAAATTAGTCATTTATCTGTAAtttgtattgaaaatatttttcccagtttgtcatttattatttatact
Encoded proteins:
- the CLDN12 gene encoding claudin-12 → MGCRDVHAATVLSFLCGIASVAGLFAGTLLPNWRKLRLITFNRNEKNLTVYTGLWVKCARYDGGNDCLMYDTTWYSSVDQLDLRVLQFALPLSILIAMGALLLCLIGMCNTAFRSSVPNIKLAKCLVNSAGCHLVAGLLFFLAGTVSLSPSIWVIFYNIHLNRKFEPVFMFDYAVYVTIASAGGLFTTSLLLFIWYCACKSLPSPFWQPLYSHPPSMHTYSQPYSARSRLSAIEIDIPVVSHST